In Betta splendens chromosome 19, fBetSpl5.4, whole genome shotgun sequence, the following proteins share a genomic window:
- the LOC114845613 gene encoding rho GTPase-activating protein 23-like isoform X5, producing the protein MWRCFTMLRVSGVAPAPSGHEWRFQCSVGVDCSDAEPRCIWLAVLRSVSPHASPRLTPIASPRRRGSRRLIQRHRLSWAKGRRDGMVSSNENRRRPLSLGEVEGISWKGLRTIFLQKNSQGFGFTLRHFIVYPPESSLHILKDEENGNALGKAVSQQSRLEPMDTIFVKSVKENGPAQQAGLCTGDRLVKVNGESILGKTYSQVIALIQNSENILELSIMPKNEDVLQLVSAYSQDAYLKGNKPYAGEAQNLPEPPPLCYTLTKPSSAAPQSSQSLQSPVDNWQCRSGPTTSPLDNHLPAASNPTPEDSSGNFAPPGWHRGRSSSAISALDFHFANHNAAIASATLPPPRKSSLPASARGHAGSLCHQALSDWYYSQAEAAERMSPRDRSISQDRLAELGLGLALGPRPPTVSASTAEQRRRETLMHHHQAAATSHDSHWLGGWSSIPGPGSRSCSESLLAAYAEYEHNYGRSVETLAQASALVSPRYEHISQSPQMTKISKPKDQKTSGAHPHQPVTSPVSTSSPVPPSGRQSGQQVAEPQTRRVREEEPMGYKSYSPSFSRKAGHLLQQAHSFREPTYSGPHLSKSPSSRAIPAESDGGVVPRPQSTPALSASEDDRVQLGDNREVIIVKQEVVLRQKPPSSRRTPVQAIQHPHYTTPVESPEPPGRTPSQGTPSPVSVGPGTNRRTNDEPTTPSTDLQACYVPACSVVSSSHASTMATLTSMSVSPTFSSISPLVRLRSQDCSSIKGRRSSYLLAITTERSKSCDEGLNTFREEGRVFSKLPKRVKSFFTDGSLESLRAQEEARSKRHSTSELGTITFSDVRKEGWLHYKQILTEKGKKVGGGMRPWKRVFSVLRSHSLFLYKDKREAVLHGAGAGPCQDEHPPISIRGCLIDIAYSETKRKHTLRLTTQDFCEYLLQAEDRDDMLAWIRVIRENSKTDNEEIGFSRQALINKKLNDYRKHSLTGNKTDSSPRAHRMMPPFLLAKTDNTSLNRSSRTDDNKALWGINIMKKAKKTDSPKAFGVRLEDCQPAVNHKFVPLIVEMCCGVVEATGLDYTGIYRVPGNNAMVSNLQEHLNKGMDINTAEERWQDLNVISSLLKSFFRKLPEPLFTDDKYNDFIDANRVEDAEDRLKTMKKLIHDLPDYYYHTLKFLVGHLKKVADNAEKNKMEPRNLALVFGPTLVRTSEDNMTDMVTHMPDRYKIVETLILHYDWFFCDAELDGKDKAPEDKRDMQPVPNIDHLLSNIGRPGMPGEASDSTTSNSLKSKHSLASKKDLNTKDFLSKSLISAVTRKRKKCLSTYLPGSSTDEDSEHEPVKASNYRGDEGGDEHRGQEEAAEGEHIISKKDKRHEKENGVKPGETPAGKDSLVEEEAENDKKEGMIPDTHKNQRECRQRTTMPRTVPPLRPSSFLYSHHQNHTIYPPATNPPSHPRLHNLPRGHPVAPLWLSPTRLPSLYQSCSPHGTQHSDWNQSVPIRYRKPRGGRTRAVSMNLDLELGWREDRVRGWRAEKVEVIRVIEAGPGQHGCVGIPQGSIVDPSSASPTGPLPHFGQDAPLSSSSSGWIEQRSQGSSTVAMRRSAPGPRDKTRAWRRHTVVV; encoded by the exons ATGTGGCGATGCTTCACTATGCTGAGGGTGTCGGGCGTTGCACCAGCTCCGTCGGGCCACGAGTGGCGGTTTCAGTGTTCTGTCGGGGTGGACTGTAGCGATGCCGAACCTCGCTGTATCTGGCTGGCGGTTTTACGGAGTGTTTCACCCCATGCCTCACCCCGGCTGACCCCCATTGCGTCACCAAGAAGACGGGGCTCCCGGAGGCTCATACAGCGACATCGATTATCCTGG GCTAAAGGGCGAAGGGATGGCATGGTGTCATCTAACGAGAACAGACGCCGTCCGCTGTCATTGGGTGAGGTGGAGGGCATTTCGTGGAAGGGCCTGCGGACCATTTTCCTTCAGAAGAATTCCCAAGGATTCGGCTTCACTTTGCGTCACTTCATTGTCTATCCGCCAGAGTCTTCCCTTCACATTCTCAAG GATGAAGAGAATGGAAATGCACTTGGgaaag cAGTGTCTCAGCAGTCTCGTTTGGAGCCAATGGACACCATCTTTGTGAAGAGTGTCAAAGAAAATGGGCCTGCCCAACAAGCTGGACTGTGCACAG GGGACAGGTTGGTGAAGGTGAATGGGGAAAGCATTCTGGGAAAAACTTACTCTCAGGTGATTGCGCTCATCCAGAACAG TGAAAACATTCTGGAGCTTTCTATTATGCCAAAAAATGAGGATGTGTTGCAGTTGGTAAGT GCATACTCCCAAGATGCTTACCTAAAAGGCAATAAGCCATATGCAGGTGAGGCCCAGAACCTCCCTGAGCCTCCACCACTCTGTTATACTTTAACTAAGCCCAGCTCCGCCGCGCCACAATCCAGCCAGAGCCTCCAGAGCCCCGTTGACAACTGGCAGTGCCGCTCTGGCCCCACCACGTCCCCACTGGACAACcacctccctgctgcctccaaCCCCACTCCTGAGGATTCCAGCGGCAACTTTGCCCCCCCTGGGTGGCACCGCGGCCGCTCCTCTTCAGCCATCAGCGCGCTGGACTTTCACTTTGCTAACCACAATGCCGCCATTGCCTCCGCAACTCTGCCTCCGCCGAGGAAGAGCAGCCTGCCGGCCTCTGCGCGCGGTCACGCAGGCTCCCTCTGCCACCAGGCTCTGTCAGACTGGTATTACAGCCAGGCTGAGGCAGCAGAGCGCATGTCTCCTCGCGATCGCAGTATTTCTCAGGATCGTTTAGCAGAGCTGGGGCTAGGTTTGGCTCTTGGCCCTAGACCTCCGACTGTAAGTGCATCCACTGCAGAACAACGCAGAAGAGAAACCTTAATGCACCACCACCAGGCAGCTGCTACCTCCCATGACTCCCATTGGCTAGGGGGCTGGAGTAGCATACCAGGACCAGGAAGCAGGTCGTGCTCAGAGAGCCTGCTGGCAGCCTATGCAGAGTACGAGCACAACTATGGGCGCTCTGTGGAAACCCTGGCCCAAGCCTCAGCACTGGTCTCACCACGCTATGAACACATCTCCCAAAGCCCTCAAATGACCAAAATTAGCAAGCCGAAAGACCAGAAAACCTCAGGGGCCCATCCGCACCAACCAGTAACATCTCCTGTCTCAACCTCCTCCCCAGTGCCTCCCAGTGGCAGGCAGTCAGGACAGCAGGTGGCTGAACCCCAGACAAGGCGAGTAAGAGAGGAGGAGCCAATGGGCTACAAAAGTTACAGTCCTTCCTTCTCTCGCAAAGCTGGTCACCTCCTCCAGCAAGCACACTCATTTAGAGAGCCAACCTACAGCGGCCCCCACCTCAGCAAGAGCCCCAGCAGCAGGGCCATCCCTGCAGAGAGTGATGGAGGAGTGGTACCCAGGCCCCAGTCTACGCCTGCGCTGTCTGCATCAGAGGACGACCGAGTCCAGCTGGGTGATAACAGGGAGGTCATAATCGTGAAGCAAGAGGTGGTTCTGAGACAGAAACCTCCTTCAAGCCGCCGGACCCCTGTTCAGGCTATTCAACATCCCCATTACACCACCCCCGTGGAGTCACCTGAGCCCCCTGGTCGGACACCTTCACAAGGGACCCCGTCTCCCGTGTCTGTGGGGCCTGGCACCAACCGTCGGACCAATG ATGAACCCACCACTCCTAGTACTGACCTACAAGCCTGCTATGTACCAGCCTGTTCTGTGGTGTCCAGTTCCCATGCCTCAACTATGGCCACCCTCACTTCCATGTCTGTCTCCCCCActttttcctccatctccccCCTTGTTCGACTTCGTTCTCAGGACTGCA GCAGCATTAAAGGTCGGAGGTCATCCTACCTGCTAGCCATCACCACGGAGAGATCCAAATCATGTGATGAAGGCCTCAATACCTTCAGGGAGGAAGGCCGAGTCTTCTC CAAGCTGCCAAAAAGAGTCAAGAGTTTTTTCACTGATGGA TCTCTAGAGAGCCTACGAGCTCAGGAGGAGGCCCGGTCCAAGCGCCACTCCACCTCTGAACTGGGAACCATCACCTTCAGTGATGTTCGAAAGGAGGGTTGGCTGCACTACAAACAGATCCTTACAGAGAAGGGAAAG AAAGTTGGTGGTGGCATGCGGCCATGGAAGCGAGTCTTCTCTGTGCTGCGTTCCCACTCGCTCTTTCTCTACAAGGACAAGCGAGAGGCGGTGCTTCACGGGGCAGGCGCAGGCCCCTGTCAAGATGAACATCCCCCAATCAGCATCCGCGGTTGCCTGATTGACATCGCCTACAGTGAGACCAAGCGTAAGCACACCCTAAGGTTGACCACGCAAGACTTCTGTGAGtacctgctgcaggctgaggacAGAGATGACATGCTGGCCTGGATCCGGGTTATCAGGGAAAACAGCAAAACCGACAACGAG GAGATTGGTTTTTCAAGACAAGCTCTCATcaacaaaaaactaaatgactacagaaaacacag TTTGACAGGTAACAAGACGGACTCCTCCCCAAGAGCCCATCGCATGATGCCCCCCTTCCTACTGGCTAAGACCGATAACACTTCACTGAACCGATCCTCCAGGACTG aTGACAACAAGGCGTTGTGGGGAATCAACATCATGAAGAAAGCCAAGAAGACAGACAGTCCAAAAGCTTTCGGTGTGCGACTGGAGGACTGTCAGCCTGCTGTCAACCATAAA TTTGTGCCTCTGATAGTGGAGATGTGCTGCGGTGTAGTGGAGGCGACGGGTTTGGACTACACCGGCATCTACCGGGTGCCTGGGAACAACGCAATGGTGTCCAACCTGCAAGAGCATCTCAACAAGGGCATGGACATCaacactgcagaggag AGATGGCAGGACCTAAATGTAATCAGCAGCCTGCTCAAATCATTCTTCCGCAAACTGCCTGAGCCTCTATTTACTGATG ACAAATACAATGACTTCATTGATGCCAATCGGGTAGAAGATGCGGAAGACCGTCTGAAGACCATGAAGAAACTG ATCCACGACCTCCCAGATTACTATTACCACACCCTCAAGTTCCTGGTGGGCCACCTCAAGAAGGTGGCAGACAACGCTGAGAAAAATAAG ATGGAACCAAGAAACTTAGCTCTGGTGTTTGGGCCCACTCTGGTCAGGACATCTGAGGATAATATGACTGACATGGTCACCCACATGCCGGACCGCTACAAAATAGTGGAGACGCTTATCCTGCAT TATGATTGGTTCTTCTGTGATGCAGAGCTTGATGGGAAAGAcaag gccccAGAGGATAAGCGGGACATGCAGCCTGTGCCCAACATTGACCATCTGCTGTCCAACATCGGTAGACCGGGAATGCCAGGAGAGGCATCAG ATTCCACTACCAGCAATTCACTTAAATCAAAG CATTCATTGGCCTCTAAGAAAGACCTAAATACCAAGGATTTCCTGTCCAAATCTCTCATCTCCGCTGTGACCCGTAAACGTAAAAAATGCCTCAGTACATATTTGCCCGGCAGCAGCACTGATGAGGACTCAGAGCACGAGCCAGTCAAAGCTAGCAACTACAGGGGAGACGAAGGAGGGGATGAGCacagaggacaggaagaggCAGCTGAAGGAGAGCATATCATAtccaaaaaagacaaaaggcaCGAGAAGGAAAATGGGGTGAAACCTGGAGAGACCCCGGCGGGAAAAGACTCCCTGGTGGAAGAAGAGGCCGAGAACGACAAGAAAGAGGGTATGATCCCTGACACACATAAAAACCAAAGGGAGTGTAGGCAGAGAACAACGATGCCCAGAACTGTACCACCACTTCGTCCCAGCAGTTTCCTCTACTCCCACCATCAGAACCATACTATATACCCACCTGCCACTAATCCTCCCTCTCACCCGAGGCTTCACAACCTGCCCAGAGGACATCCTGTGGCGCCTTTGTGGCTCTCCCCCACCAGGCTCCCTAGTCTCTACCAGTCATGTAGCCCCCATGGGACCCAGCACTCAGACTGGAACCAGTCAGTGCCCATTCGCTACAGGAAGCCCAGAGGCGGCAGGACGAGGGCTGTGTCCATGAATCTGGACTTGGAGCTGGGCTGGAGGGAGGACAGAGTCAGAGGGTGGAGGGCAGAAAAGGTGGAGGTGATCAGGGTCATCGAGGCAGGGCCAGGTCAGCATGGCTGTGTAGGCATCCCTCAAGGATCAATTGTAGATCCTAGCTCAGCTTCACCAACAGGTCCCCTTCCTCATTTTGGCCAGGACGCCCCTctgtcctcgtcttcctcaGGATGGATAGAGCAAAGGTCCCAGGGATCTTCCACTGTGGCCATGAGGAGATCAGCTCCCGGCCCCCGGGATAAGACACGAGCATGGCGTCGTCACACAGTAGTAGTTTAA
- the LOC114845613 gene encoding rho GTPase-activating protein 23-like isoform X4, translating to MWRCFTMLRVSGVAPAPSGHEWRFQCSVGVDCSDAEPRCIWLAVLRSVSPHASPRLTPIASPRRRGSRRLIQRHRLSWAKGRRDGMVSSNENRRRPLSLGEVEGISWKGLRTIFLQKNSQGFGFTLRHFIVYPPESSLHILKDEENGNALGKVSQQSRLEPMDTIFVKSVKENGPAQQAGLCTGDRLVKVNGESILGKTYSQVIALIQNSENILELSIMPKNEDVLQLAYSQDAYLKGNKPYAGEAQNLPEPPPLCYTLTKPSSAAPQSSQSLQSPVDNWQCRSGPTTSPLDNHLPAASNPTPEDSSGNFAPPGWHRGRSSSAISALDFHFANHNAAIASATLPPPRKSSLPASARGHAGSLCHQALSDWYYSQAEAAERMSPRDRSISQDRLAELGLGLALGPRPPTVSASTAEQRRRETLMHHHQAAATSHDSHWLGGWSSIPGPGSRSCSESLLAAYAEYEHNYGRSVETLAQASALVSPRYEHISQSPQMTKISKPKDQKTSGAHPHQPVTSPVSTSSPVPPSGRQSGQQVAEPQTRRVREEEPMGYKSYSPSFSRKAGHLLQQAHSFREPTYSGPHLSKSPSSRAIPAESDGGVVPRPQSTPALSASEDDRVQLGDNREVIIVKQEVVLRQKPPSSRRTPVQAIQHPHYTTPVESPEPPGRTPSQGTPSPVSVGPGTNRRTNGSLAEHAFDSLSSIPFIDEPTTPSTDLQACYVPACSVVSSSHASTMATLTSMSVSPTFSSISPLVRLRSQDCSSIKGRRSSYLLAITTERSKSCDEGLNTFREEGRVFSKLPKRVKSFFTDGSLESLRAQEEARSKRHSTSELGTITFSDVRKEGWLHYKQILTEKGKKVGGGMRPWKRVFSVLRSHSLFLYKDKREAVLHGAGAGPCQDEHPPISIRGCLIDIAYSETKRKHTLRLTTQDFCEYLLQAEDRDDMLAWIRVIRENSKTDNEEIGFSRQALINKKLNDYRKHSLTGNKTDSSPRAHRMMPPFLLAKTDNTSLNRSSRTDDNKALWGINIMKKAKKTDSPKAFGVRLEDCQPAVNHKFVPLIVEMCCGVVEATGLDYTGIYRVPGNNAMVSNLQEHLNKGMDINTAEERWQDLNVISSLLKSFFRKLPEPLFTDDKYNDFIDANRVEDAEDRLKTMKKLIHDLPDYYYHTLKFLVGHLKKVADNAEKNKMEPRNLALVFGPTLVRTSEDNMTDMVTHMPDRYKIVETLILHYDWFFCDAELDGKDKAPEDKRDMQPVPNIDHLLSNIGRPGMPGEASDSTTSNSLKSKHSLASKKDLNTKDFLSKSLISAVTRKRKKCLSTYLPGSSTDEDSEHEPVKASNYRGDEGGDEHRGQEEAAEGEHIISKKDKRHEKENGVKPGETPAGKDSLVEEEAENDKKEGMIPDTHKNQRECRQRTTMPRTVPPLRPSSFLYSHHQNHTIYPPATNPPSHPRLHNLPRGHPVAPLWLSPTRLPSLYQSCSPHGTQHSDWNQSVPIRYRKPRGGRTRAVSMNLDLELGWREDRVRGWRAEKVEVIRVIEAGPGQHGCVGIPQGSIVDPSSASPTGPLPHFGQDAPLSSSSSGWIEQRSQGSSTVAMRRSAPGPRDKTRAWRRHTVVV from the exons ATGTGGCGATGCTTCACTATGCTGAGGGTGTCGGGCGTTGCACCAGCTCCGTCGGGCCACGAGTGGCGGTTTCAGTGTTCTGTCGGGGTGGACTGTAGCGATGCCGAACCTCGCTGTATCTGGCTGGCGGTTTTACGGAGTGTTTCACCCCATGCCTCACCCCGGCTGACCCCCATTGCGTCACCAAGAAGACGGGGCTCCCGGAGGCTCATACAGCGACATCGATTATCCTGG GCTAAAGGGCGAAGGGATGGCATGGTGTCATCTAACGAGAACAGACGCCGTCCGCTGTCATTGGGTGAGGTGGAGGGCATTTCGTGGAAGGGCCTGCGGACCATTTTCCTTCAGAAGAATTCCCAAGGATTCGGCTTCACTTTGCGTCACTTCATTGTCTATCCGCCAGAGTCTTCCCTTCACATTCTCAAG GATGAAGAGAATGGAAATGCACTTGGgaaag TGTCTCAGCAGTCTCGTTTGGAGCCAATGGACACCATCTTTGTGAAGAGTGTCAAAGAAAATGGGCCTGCCCAACAAGCTGGACTGTGCACAG GGGACAGGTTGGTGAAGGTGAATGGGGAAAGCATTCTGGGAAAAACTTACTCTCAGGTGATTGCGCTCATCCAGAACAG TGAAAACATTCTGGAGCTTTCTATTATGCCAAAAAATGAGGATGTGTTGCAGTTG GCATACTCCCAAGATGCTTACCTAAAAGGCAATAAGCCATATGCAGGTGAGGCCCAGAACCTCCCTGAGCCTCCACCACTCTGTTATACTTTAACTAAGCCCAGCTCCGCCGCGCCACAATCCAGCCAGAGCCTCCAGAGCCCCGTTGACAACTGGCAGTGCCGCTCTGGCCCCACCACGTCCCCACTGGACAACcacctccctgctgcctccaaCCCCACTCCTGAGGATTCCAGCGGCAACTTTGCCCCCCCTGGGTGGCACCGCGGCCGCTCCTCTTCAGCCATCAGCGCGCTGGACTTTCACTTTGCTAACCACAATGCCGCCATTGCCTCCGCAACTCTGCCTCCGCCGAGGAAGAGCAGCCTGCCGGCCTCTGCGCGCGGTCACGCAGGCTCCCTCTGCCACCAGGCTCTGTCAGACTGGTATTACAGCCAGGCTGAGGCAGCAGAGCGCATGTCTCCTCGCGATCGCAGTATTTCTCAGGATCGTTTAGCAGAGCTGGGGCTAGGTTTGGCTCTTGGCCCTAGACCTCCGACTGTAAGTGCATCCACTGCAGAACAACGCAGAAGAGAAACCTTAATGCACCACCACCAGGCAGCTGCTACCTCCCATGACTCCCATTGGCTAGGGGGCTGGAGTAGCATACCAGGACCAGGAAGCAGGTCGTGCTCAGAGAGCCTGCTGGCAGCCTATGCAGAGTACGAGCACAACTATGGGCGCTCTGTGGAAACCCTGGCCCAAGCCTCAGCACTGGTCTCACCACGCTATGAACACATCTCCCAAAGCCCTCAAATGACCAAAATTAGCAAGCCGAAAGACCAGAAAACCTCAGGGGCCCATCCGCACCAACCAGTAACATCTCCTGTCTCAACCTCCTCCCCAGTGCCTCCCAGTGGCAGGCAGTCAGGACAGCAGGTGGCTGAACCCCAGACAAGGCGAGTAAGAGAGGAGGAGCCAATGGGCTACAAAAGTTACAGTCCTTCCTTCTCTCGCAAAGCTGGTCACCTCCTCCAGCAAGCACACTCATTTAGAGAGCCAACCTACAGCGGCCCCCACCTCAGCAAGAGCCCCAGCAGCAGGGCCATCCCTGCAGAGAGTGATGGAGGAGTGGTACCCAGGCCCCAGTCTACGCCTGCGCTGTCTGCATCAGAGGACGACCGAGTCCAGCTGGGTGATAACAGGGAGGTCATAATCGTGAAGCAAGAGGTGGTTCTGAGACAGAAACCTCCTTCAAGCCGCCGGACCCCTGTTCAGGCTATTCAACATCCCCATTACACCACCCCCGTGGAGTCACCTGAGCCCCCTGGTCGGACACCTTCACAAGGGACCCCGTCTCCCGTGTCTGTGGGGCCTGGCACCAACCGTCGGACCAATGGTAGCCTGGCTGAGCATGCGTTTGATTCTCTGTCCTCTATCCCCTTCATAG ATGAACCCACCACTCCTAGTACTGACCTACAAGCCTGCTATGTACCAGCCTGTTCTGTGGTGTCCAGTTCCCATGCCTCAACTATGGCCACCCTCACTTCCATGTCTGTCTCCCCCActttttcctccatctccccCCTTGTTCGACTTCGTTCTCAGGACTGCA GCAGCATTAAAGGTCGGAGGTCATCCTACCTGCTAGCCATCACCACGGAGAGATCCAAATCATGTGATGAAGGCCTCAATACCTTCAGGGAGGAAGGCCGAGTCTTCTC CAAGCTGCCAAAAAGAGTCAAGAGTTTTTTCACTGATGGA TCTCTAGAGAGCCTACGAGCTCAGGAGGAGGCCCGGTCCAAGCGCCACTCCACCTCTGAACTGGGAACCATCACCTTCAGTGATGTTCGAAAGGAGGGTTGGCTGCACTACAAACAGATCCTTACAGAGAAGGGAAAG AAAGTTGGTGGTGGCATGCGGCCATGGAAGCGAGTCTTCTCTGTGCTGCGTTCCCACTCGCTCTTTCTCTACAAGGACAAGCGAGAGGCGGTGCTTCACGGGGCAGGCGCAGGCCCCTGTCAAGATGAACATCCCCCAATCAGCATCCGCGGTTGCCTGATTGACATCGCCTACAGTGAGACCAAGCGTAAGCACACCCTAAGGTTGACCACGCAAGACTTCTGTGAGtacctgctgcaggctgaggacAGAGATGACATGCTGGCCTGGATCCGGGTTATCAGGGAAAACAGCAAAACCGACAACGAG GAGATTGGTTTTTCAAGACAAGCTCTCATcaacaaaaaactaaatgactacagaaaacacag TTTGACAGGTAACAAGACGGACTCCTCCCCAAGAGCCCATCGCATGATGCCCCCCTTCCTACTGGCTAAGACCGATAACACTTCACTGAACCGATCCTCCAGGACTG aTGACAACAAGGCGTTGTGGGGAATCAACATCATGAAGAAAGCCAAGAAGACAGACAGTCCAAAAGCTTTCGGTGTGCGACTGGAGGACTGTCAGCCTGCTGTCAACCATAAA TTTGTGCCTCTGATAGTGGAGATGTGCTGCGGTGTAGTGGAGGCGACGGGTTTGGACTACACCGGCATCTACCGGGTGCCTGGGAACAACGCAATGGTGTCCAACCTGCAAGAGCATCTCAACAAGGGCATGGACATCaacactgcagaggag AGATGGCAGGACCTAAATGTAATCAGCAGCCTGCTCAAATCATTCTTCCGCAAACTGCCTGAGCCTCTATTTACTGATG ACAAATACAATGACTTCATTGATGCCAATCGGGTAGAAGATGCGGAAGACCGTCTGAAGACCATGAAGAAACTG ATCCACGACCTCCCAGATTACTATTACCACACCCTCAAGTTCCTGGTGGGCCACCTCAAGAAGGTGGCAGACAACGCTGAGAAAAATAAG ATGGAACCAAGAAACTTAGCTCTGGTGTTTGGGCCCACTCTGGTCAGGACATCTGAGGATAATATGACTGACATGGTCACCCACATGCCGGACCGCTACAAAATAGTGGAGACGCTTATCCTGCAT TATGATTGGTTCTTCTGTGATGCAGAGCTTGATGGGAAAGAcaag gccccAGAGGATAAGCGGGACATGCAGCCTGTGCCCAACATTGACCATCTGCTGTCCAACATCGGTAGACCGGGAATGCCAGGAGAGGCATCAG ATTCCACTACCAGCAATTCACTTAAATCAAAG CATTCATTGGCCTCTAAGAAAGACCTAAATACCAAGGATTTCCTGTCCAAATCTCTCATCTCCGCTGTGACCCGTAAACGTAAAAAATGCCTCAGTACATATTTGCCCGGCAGCAGCACTGATGAGGACTCAGAGCACGAGCCAGTCAAAGCTAGCAACTACAGGGGAGACGAAGGAGGGGATGAGCacagaggacaggaagaggCAGCTGAAGGAGAGCATATCATAtccaaaaaagacaaaaggcaCGAGAAGGAAAATGGGGTGAAACCTGGAGAGACCCCGGCGGGAAAAGACTCCCTGGTGGAAGAAGAGGCCGAGAACGACAAGAAAGAGGGTATGATCCCTGACACACATAAAAACCAAAGGGAGTGTAGGCAGAGAACAACGATGCCCAGAACTGTACCACCACTTCGTCCCAGCAGTTTCCTCTACTCCCACCATCAGAACCATACTATATACCCACCTGCCACTAATCCTCCCTCTCACCCGAGGCTTCACAACCTGCCCAGAGGACATCCTGTGGCGCCTTTGTGGCTCTCCCCCACCAGGCTCCCTAGTCTCTACCAGTCATGTAGCCCCCATGGGACCCAGCACTCAGACTGGAACCAGTCAGTGCCCATTCGCTACAGGAAGCCCAGAGGCGGCAGGACGAGGGCTGTGTCCATGAATCTGGACTTGGAGCTGGGCTGGAGGGAGGACAGAGTCAGAGGGTGGAGGGCAGAAAAGGTGGAGGTGATCAGGGTCATCGAGGCAGGGCCAGGTCAGCATGGCTGTGTAGGCATCCCTCAAGGATCAATTGTAGATCCTAGCTCAGCTTCACCAACAGGTCCCCTTCCTCATTTTGGCCAGGACGCCCCTctgtcctcgtcttcctcaGGATGGATAGAGCAAAGGTCCCAGGGATCTTCCACTGTGGCCATGAGGAGATCAGCTCCCGGCCCCCGGGATAAGACACGAGCATGGCGTCGTCACACAGTAGTAGTTTAA